One window from the genome of Phoenix dactylifera cultivar Barhee BC4 unplaced genomic scaffold, palm_55x_up_171113_PBpolish2nd_filt_p 000618F, whole genome shotgun sequence encodes:
- the LOC103723743 gene encoding syntaxin-22-like, with product MSFQDLEDPSKPSLAPKTSTSAVAAGIFQINTAAAGFRRLVDAIGTSKDTSEHRQALQDARKRIGQLVKETSTKLKSLIDANRDENPSKRAEEAKLARDFQAAIHDFQKAQKLAEERELAYAPSTSRSPLPSSSGAEENGKGDGDEEGMLLLWEQKRQEILSLGNEITFNEAVIEERDQGIKAINNDVEQVNEIYRDLAVLLHSQRVTIDDIDRHMEETSASAVQAKTVLRKASKSTRSRSSRCCWALVVFVTVLVILLLVLILY from the exons atgagCTTCCAAGATCTCGAGGACCCCTCCAAGCCCTCTTTGGCTCCCAAAACTAGTACGTCGGCCGTGGCCGCCGGAATATTCCAGATCAACACCGCCGCCGCTGGATTCCGGCGTCTCGTCGACGCCATCGGAACCTCCAAAGACACATCGGAGCACCGCCAAGCCCT GCAAGACGCGAGGAAGCGAATTGGGCAGTTGGTGAAGGAGACCTCCACCAAGCTCAAATCCCTCATCGATGCCAACCGCGACGAAAAT CCGAGCAAGAGGGCAGAGGAGGCGAAGCTGGCCAGAGACTTCCAGGCAGCGATTCATGACTTCCAGAAGGCCCAGAAGCTTGCGGAAGAGCGGGAGTTAGCCTACGCCCCTTCCACTTCTCGGTCTCCTTTGCCCTCGAG CTCGGGAGCAGAAGAGAATGGGAAAGGGGATGGAGATGAAGAGGGCATGCTACTTCTTTGGGAGCAGAAGAG GCAAGAGATACTATCATTGGGCAATGAAATAACATTCAATGAAGCTGTGATAGAGGAAAGGGACCAgggaataaaagcaataaacaaTGATGTAGAACAAGTAAATGAAATATATCGAGACCTTGCTGTCCTACTTCACAGCCAGCGTGTTACTATAG ATGACATTGATAGACACATGGAGGAGACATCTGCTTCAGCAGTCCAAGCTAAAACTGTACTCCGCAAGGCTTCCAAAAGCACTAGGTCTAGATCTTCGCGG